A stretch of the Sphingobacterium thalpophilum genome encodes the following:
- a CDS encoding Gfo/Idh/MocA family protein, protein MDRRNFIKSTAITTAGIGVLSSTDLFAQTTGKIKIGFIGVGLRGRNHVQIALNRDDLEIVAICDTQEESLAQCRKQFNAKGTKLPKEYTGGVDAYKKMLSNEKLDAVIIATPWQFHKDQAIDSMKAGLYVGCEVIAGLTVQDHWDVVKASEETGKPYMTLENVAFRRDVLAVLNMHRQGLFGELLHLEGGYQHDLREVLFNDGKNYYGHGVEYGPKAISEAQWRTQFNIDQDGDLYPTHGLGPIMQFVDINKGNRFTHLTSYSSKARGLAAYVNKVSPGHPNSKIDYKNGDITQTMLQCANGETMLLTHDTHLPRPYSIGFRVQGTEGIWMDVAKGIHIEGKSKPHTWDPADEWVKKYDHPIWKKYEELATGSGHGGMDWFVFNAFIQAVKQKVQTPIDVYDSVTMSAVFPLSTESIKKGNKTLEFPDFTRGKWKTKKNTFMLDDSGM, encoded by the coding sequence ATGGATAGAAGAAATTTCATTAAATCAACGGCCATCACTACGGCTGGAATCGGTGTCCTGTCAAGCACAGATCTTTTTGCCCAGACAACTGGAAAGATTAAAATCGGTTTCATTGGAGTCGGCCTTCGCGGACGTAACCATGTTCAGATAGCCTTAAATAGAGACGATTTAGAAATTGTAGCCATATGTGATACGCAAGAAGAATCTCTTGCCCAGTGTCGCAAACAATTCAATGCGAAGGGCACCAAATTACCTAAAGAATATACCGGCGGCGTAGATGCTTACAAAAAAATGCTGAGCAATGAAAAGCTAGATGCTGTCATCATCGCTACGCCTTGGCAGTTTCATAAAGACCAAGCTATTGATTCGATGAAAGCAGGCCTGTATGTTGGCTGCGAAGTAATCGCAGGTCTAACAGTACAAGATCACTGGGATGTCGTCAAAGCATCAGAAGAAACCGGAAAGCCTTACATGACGCTAGAAAATGTTGCTTTTCGCCGCGATGTACTTGCCGTATTAAATATGCACAGACAAGGACTTTTCGGTGAATTACTGCACCTCGAAGGGGGCTACCAGCACGACCTGCGAGAAGTGCTATTCAATGATGGAAAGAACTACTACGGTCACGGTGTGGAATACGGGCCAAAGGCGATTTCTGAAGCTCAATGGCGCACACAATTTAACATCGACCAAGACGGCGACCTATACCCTACGCATGGCTTAGGCCCGATCATGCAATTTGTAGATATCAACAAAGGCAATAGATTCACACACTTAACCTCTTACTCAAGCAAAGCACGTGGTTTGGCGGCCTATGTAAATAAAGTTTCGCCGGGCCATCCAAACAGCAAAATTGATTACAAAAACGGAGATATCACGCAGACGATGCTTCAGTGTGCCAACGGAGAGACGATGTTGCTGACACACGATACCCACCTGCCAAGACCCTATTCTATCGGCTTCCGTGTGCAGGGAACCGAGGGCATCTGGATGGACGTTGCCAAGGGCATCCATATCGAAGGCAAATCCAAGCCGCATACATGGGATCCAGCAGATGAATGGGTAAAAAAATACGATCACCCAATCTGGAAAAAATATGAAGAACTAGCGACAGGATCCGGTCACGGCGGTATGGACTGGTTTGTGTTCAATGCGTTCATTCAAGCTGTTAAGCAAAAGGTACAAACGCCTATTGACGTATACGACTCTGTCACCATGAGTGCTGTATTTCCGCTTTCTACTGAATCCATCAAGAAGGGTAACAAAACGCTCGAGTTTCCGGACTTTACCAGAGGGAAATGGAAAACTAAAAAGAACACGTTTATGCTGGATGACAGCGGTATGTAA
- a CDS encoding MFS transporter, with translation MQAIEKNNKKLIRSWAMFDWANSAYNLVITSTIFPVYYTTITTTKEHGDVVNFFGFEIVNTALSNFALAVAYLLMSFSLPFISSYADARGLKKQIMKFFTYMGAISCMCLFFFKLETLEIGIICFALAAMGYIGGVLFNNSYLPLLATVDQQDRVSAQGFAFGYIGCVTLQILCFIVVLKPVWFGITDPSLPARISFLMVGLWWLGFSMIPFKYLPKIEASANNTDKSFVQNVRDEFTYVTQKIKGIPEIKQFLPAFFFYAIGVQTLMIVASSFGEKILHLGAERLIATILLIQLVAILGAFLMSYLSRIYGNIKVLIVVVMLWIAICIAAFYLSTALQFYIIAALVGLVMGGIQSLSRSTYSKLIPADIKDTTAFFSFYDVTEKVAIVLGLFSFGLIEQITHNIRYSALVLSVFFVIGLLLLIRILVSNKS, from the coding sequence ATGCAAGCAATTGAAAAAAACAATAAAAAATTGATCCGGTCCTGGGCCATGTTTGACTGGGCTAATTCTGCTTATAACCTTGTCATTACCTCCACCATCTTTCCGGTTTACTATACCACGATTACGACTACAAAAGAGCATGGTGATGTGGTTAATTTTTTCGGCTTTGAAATTGTCAATACCGCATTATCCAATTTCGCACTCGCGGTAGCTTATTTGTTGATGTCCTTTTCATTGCCTTTTATATCCTCCTATGCTGATGCACGGGGACTGAAGAAACAAATCATGAAATTTTTTACCTACATGGGGGCAATCTCCTGTATGTGTTTATTTTTCTTCAAACTTGAAACGCTGGAAATCGGAATAATCTGTTTCGCTTTAGCTGCAATGGGCTATATCGGAGGTGTGCTATTCAATAATTCATATTTGCCGCTACTGGCGACTGTGGATCAACAGGACCGCGTGAGTGCCCAAGGGTTTGCTTTTGGTTATATAGGCTGTGTTACCCTACAGATACTTTGTTTTATCGTAGTGCTGAAGCCAGTATGGTTCGGTATCACTGATCCTTCTTTGCCAGCACGGATATCTTTTCTAATGGTCGGATTGTGGTGGTTGGGATTCTCCATGATACCTTTTAAATACCTGCCCAAAATTGAAGCGTCGGCAAACAATACGGATAAAAGCTTTGTGCAGAATGTAAGGGATGAATTTACTTATGTAACTCAGAAAATAAAGGGCATTCCGGAGATTAAGCAGTTTCTACCTGCTTTTTTCTTTTATGCTATCGGCGTACAGACCCTCATGATTGTCGCCTCATCCTTCGGTGAAAAAATTCTTCATCTTGGTGCTGAACGGTTGATCGCTACGATTCTTTTGATTCAGCTGGTCGCTATATTGGGAGCGTTTCTGATGTCTTATTTATCAAGAATCTATGGGAATATCAAAGTGTTGATTGTGGTTGTCATGTTGTGGATCGCGATATGTATAGCCGCATTTTACTTGTCTACGGCCTTGCAATTTTATATTATTGCAGCACTGGTTGGTTTAGTGATGGGCGGTATACAATCTTTATCCCGGTCAACCTACTCTAAATTGATTCCTGCCGATATCAAGGATACAACAGCCTTCTTCTCTTTTTATGATGTGACAGAAAAAGTAGCGATCGTACTTGGGCTGTTTTCCTTTGGACTGATCGAGCAGATCACACACAATATCCGTTACTCTGCTTTGGTCTTGTCTGTGTTTTTTGTAATTGGATTGTTACTTTTGATACGGATATTAGTATCCAATAAATCTTAA
- a CDS encoding peptide MFS transporter, with protein MNLEKDAVLESHLTQVGAEHVLVKGHPAGLFVLFFTEMWERFSYYGMRALLVNFLVSTIAQHGWGWTNSEAMKLYGLYTGMVFLTPLFGGIIADRVTGYKKSIMVGAIIMTLGHLSMAMEGFSKNFFLAGLMLIVLGNGLFKPNISSMVGKLYPDKGGKKDAGYTIFYMGINGGAFLGMMLCGYIGEKIGWHFGFGLAGIFMFLGMLQFYFAQRIFGTIGNSPEKAEIMLEQSVKEDEHPKHIVRDRLLVIAIFMFSSIVFHLAFEQAGGSMTIFAKNYTQRLLSGGAATIFKWADFALTIVPIVVITGVLYVLAKKIIRKYPLIILFSGISFVIIWSLCLWKVYREYHGMDSEVTVSWFPMLNSFFIITLATSFSKIWEKVWNPSGPIKFAMGLTLVGVGFAALSVGSAEIPTGAKTASVSMIWLVAAYFFHTVGELCIGPVGLSYVSKLSPKKFLGLLFGFWFCANAIANFIGGFIGSYIDNITSSHSMSYFFAVFTIIPMIAAVLLILGNKKIKKMMHGID; from the coding sequence ATGAATTTGGAAAAAGATGCTGTTCTGGAGTCCCATCTAACTCAAGTGGGGGCTGAACATGTATTGGTGAAAGGACATCCCGCAGGCTTATTTGTATTGTTTTTTACTGAAATGTGGGAACGCTTCAGTTATTATGGGATGCGAGCCCTATTGGTCAACTTTCTGGTTTCTACGATTGCCCAGCATGGCTGGGGCTGGACCAATTCAGAAGCCATGAAACTATATGGTCTATATACCGGCATGGTCTTTTTAACACCATTATTCGGTGGGATTATTGCTGATCGCGTCACCGGATATAAAAAGTCTATTATGGTGGGGGCGATAATCATGACCTTAGGGCATCTGTCGATGGCCATGGAAGGTTTTAGCAAGAACTTTTTTCTAGCTGGGCTGATGCTCATCGTTCTTGGGAATGGTCTTTTCAAACCGAATATCTCCTCGATGGTGGGTAAACTGTATCCTGACAAAGGGGGCAAAAAAGACGCTGGATATACGATTTTTTACATGGGCATCAACGGAGGAGCCTTCCTCGGCATGATGTTATGTGGTTATATTGGCGAGAAAATTGGCTGGCACTTCGGCTTTGGACTCGCAGGGATCTTTATGTTCTTGGGGATGCTGCAGTTTTATTTCGCACAGCGTATTTTTGGGACAATAGGTAACAGTCCGGAGAAAGCGGAGATAATGCTGGAGCAGTCCGTAAAAGAAGACGAACATCCGAAGCACATTGTGCGTGACCGCCTATTGGTAATTGCTATTTTTATGTTTTCCAGCATCGTGTTCCATCTAGCTTTTGAACAGGCAGGTGGATCGATGACTATATTTGCAAAGAATTATACACAGCGCCTGTTGAGCGGAGGAGCTGCAACGATTTTTAAATGGGCTGACTTTGCATTGACGATAGTACCTATTGTCGTGATCACGGGCGTACTCTATGTATTGGCAAAAAAGATAATCCGTAAATATCCGCTCATTATACTTTTTTCAGGGATTTCATTTGTTATCATCTGGTCTCTATGTCTCTGGAAGGTGTACCGTGAATACCATGGTATGGACTCTGAAGTTACCGTTTCTTGGTTTCCTATGCTCAATTCCTTCTTTATCATTACTTTAGCTACATCTTTTAGCAAGATATGGGAAAAGGTATGGAACCCTTCCGGCCCGATTAAATTTGCCATGGGCCTCACATTGGTAGGAGTTGGCTTTGCCGCATTGTCTGTGGGGAGCGCCGAAATACCGACAGGGGCGAAAACTGCTTCGGTAAGTATGATCTGGCTGGTGGCCGCTTATTTTTTTCATACCGTAGGCGAACTGTGCATTGGCCCCGTGGGATTGTCGTATGTCAGCAAGCTGTCACCAAAGAAATTTTTGGGACTGCTGTTTGGTTTTTGGTTTTGTGCCAACGCCATTGCCAATTTTATTGGTGGCTTTATCGGATCTTACATCGATAACATCACCAGTTCTCATTCCATGTCGTATTTCTTTGCAGTATTTACCATAATACCGATGATTGCAGCGGTATTGCTGATTCTAGGAAATAAAAAAATAAAAAAGATGATGCATGGAATTGATTAA
- a CDS encoding hemolysin family protein, whose product MLTEAIIILILIILNGVLSASEISIVSSRKARLQAESDKNNPAAKIALHLKESPNSFLSTVQIGITLIGILTGFFSGGSISAYLIEIFNKSSIIAPYSQQLAVILVVLVITYFSLVLGELVPKRIGMAIPEKYAMFIAYPMNLLSKIVRPFVWLLSASTEFIVKILNIKSTGNSVTEEEIKALVDEGVDSGVIEGIEHDIVDRLLSLGDKKAINLMTHRKNIVFLDLEDSFEENREVILNNDHSIYPVCEGGLDNIKGVVHVKSLLRQCLENKPFNLQEVLLPIKFVNEFSSSYSIMNILRTSKVHQAVVIDEYGSPQGIITLRDIVGDLVGNITESDISIRPSIRQLESGDYVVDGQYQVEDLFDEFEVGLSEEDEDDINNVTTVGGLVFLLLDHVPEEGERVRFKNLVFEVLDMDGNRIDKLLLKIEE is encoded by the coding sequence ATGCTCACTGAAGCAATTATAATCCTCATACTGATTATCCTAAACGGAGTACTGTCCGCATCCGAAATTTCTATCGTGTCCAGCAGAAAAGCGCGGCTGCAGGCCGAAAGCGATAAAAATAATCCAGCCGCGAAAATCGCTCTCCATCTGAAAGAGTCGCCCAACAGTTTTCTTTCGACAGTACAAATAGGGATCACCCTGATTGGCATTCTAACAGGATTCTTTTCGGGCGGCAGTATTTCGGCCTATCTCATTGAAATCTTCAACAAATCCAGCATCATTGCCCCCTACAGCCAGCAATTAGCCGTCATTTTGGTCGTGCTCGTTATCACTTACTTTTCCCTGGTGCTTGGTGAACTGGTCCCCAAACGTATCGGTATGGCTATCCCCGAAAAATACGCCATGTTTATCGCCTACCCAATGAACCTGCTTAGCAAGATCGTCAGACCCTTTGTCTGGCTTTTAAGCGCATCCACGGAGTTTATTGTCAAGATCCTGAACATTAAAAGTACAGGTAACAGCGTCACAGAAGAGGAGATAAAAGCGCTGGTCGACGAAGGTGTAGACAGTGGTGTCATTGAAGGTATTGAGCATGACATTGTTGACCGTCTTCTAAGCCTGGGAGACAAGAAAGCCATAAACCTGATGACTCACCGCAAAAATATTGTATTCTTGGACCTAGAGGACTCCTTTGAAGAAAACAGAGAGGTAATCCTGAATAACGATCACTCGATCTATCCCGTCTGTGAAGGTGGTCTGGACAATATTAAAGGGGTAGTTCATGTCAAGTCTTTGCTACGGCAGTGCCTAGAGAACAAACCGTTTAATCTTCAGGAGGTGCTGCTTCCGATAAAATTTGTCAACGAATTCAGTTCTTCTTATAGCATCATGAACATATTGCGCACGTCCAAGGTGCATCAAGCTGTGGTCATAGATGAATATGGTTCGCCCCAAGGCATCATTACACTACGTGATATCGTCGGCGATTTGGTGGGAAATATTACGGAAAGTGACATCAGTATACGTCCCTCCATACGGCAGCTTGAAAGTGGAGACTATGTCGTGGATGGACAGTATCAGGTCGAAGATCTTTTTGACGAATTTGAGGTAGGTCTTTCCGAGGAAGATGAAGATGACATCAACAACGTCACGACCGTGGGCGGCCTAGTATTTTTATTACTGGATCATGTTCCGGAAGAAGGAGAGCGTGTACGTTTTAAAAATTTGGTGTTTGAGGTACTGGACATGGACGGCAACCGCATAGACAAGCTGTTACTGAAAATAGAAGAGTAA
- a CDS encoding TIM barrel protein — translation MNSRRDFLKNLALASAGIALAPSLESFATAKKDWFDISLAEWSLHKTLFKGDLNNLDFPVVAAKKYGIYGVEYVNQFFKDKANDNNYLTELNMRAKDNGVRNVLIMVDGEGNLGDEDETKRKQAVQNHYKWISAANFLGCHAIRVNAAGKGTPEEVSKRVVESLTALSDIGKKAGISIIVENHGGISSHGDWLAKTLKAVGSKYCGSLPDLGNFYEYDRYQGVADLMPYAHGVSAKTHDFDANGNETQIDYERMLKIVKKAKFKGYIGIEYEGSKLSEEEGIFATKKLLERLRPLI, via the coding sequence ATGAATTCGAGAAGAGATTTTCTAAAAAACCTTGCATTAGCTTCTGCTGGTATCGCATTGGCGCCATCGTTGGAAAGTTTTGCCACCGCAAAGAAAGATTGGTTTGACATTTCCTTAGCTGAATGGTCCTTACATAAAACGTTATTTAAAGGTGATCTGAATAATTTGGATTTCCCAGTTGTGGCAGCCAAAAAATATGGTATATATGGTGTTGAATATGTAAATCAGTTCTTCAAGGACAAGGCCAATGATAATAACTATCTAACAGAGCTTAACATGCGCGCCAAAGATAATGGTGTCCGCAATGTCCTCATCATGGTGGATGGCGAAGGGAACCTAGGTGATGAGGATGAAACTAAAAGGAAACAAGCTGTACAGAATCATTATAAGTGGATTTCAGCCGCAAATTTTTTGGGTTGTCACGCTATCCGTGTGAATGCCGCCGGTAAAGGCACTCCCGAAGAGGTTAGCAAACGTGTGGTTGAGAGTTTGACGGCATTATCGGATATCGGAAAAAAAGCAGGTATCAGCATCATTGTAGAGAATCACGGTGGTATATCGTCCCACGGTGACTGGTTGGCTAAGACATTAAAAGCTGTGGGAAGTAAATACTGTGGCAGCTTGCCGGATCTCGGTAATTTTTATGAATATGATCGTTATCAAGGGGTAGCAGACCTGATGCCTTATGCGCATGGTGTCAGTGCAAAGACACATGACTTTGATGCCAATGGAAATGAGACGCAGATCGATTATGAACGCATGCTGAAAATCGTGAAAAAGGCGAAGTTTAAAGGTTATATCGGCATTGAATATGAAGGAAGTAAATTAAGCGAGGAAGAAGGTATCTTCGCTACTAAAAAATTATTGGAGCGCCTGCGCCCGCTAATTTAA
- a CDS encoding peptide MFS transporter: MNQEKDQVLVAHLAKQGIDDKMVKGHPAGLFVLFFTEMWERFSYYGMRALLVNFLVSTIAQQGWQWTNEEAMKLYGVYTFAVYLTPLFGGMIADRLTGYKKAILIGALIMTLGHASMALEGISKSFFFLGLILMILGNGMFKPNISSMVGKLYPDTSPKKDAGYTIFYMGINGGAFLGMLLCGYIGEKIGWHYGFGLAGVFMFFGMIQFYFGQRIFGIVGETPKAIQADHDKKMSVNKEEEETIPANIVRDRLVVVAVLMIASIVFFLAFEQAGGSMTIFAKDYTQRLLSGNMAIGFRWLDAALTIFPIMVITGVLFSLARKVYTKYPLTIIFTAISFAIIWVLCIWKVHREFTAVNTEVTVSWFQILNSFFIITLASSFSKFWEKVWNPSGPIKFALGLILVGVGFAALSYGSLSIPQGAKTASVSMIWLILAYFFHTSGELCLSPVGLSYVSKLSPKKFLGLLFGFWFCASAIANLIGGFLGAYIDKITATHSMSYFFGIFTIVPCIAALILILLNPVLKRMMHGIN, encoded by the coding sequence ATGAATCAAGAAAAAGATCAAGTTCTTGTAGCACATCTGGCCAAACAGGGGATTGATGACAAGATGGTGAAAGGGCATCCTGCCGGATTATTCGTGCTATTCTTTACAGAAATGTGGGAGCGTTTTAGCTACTATGGTATGCGTGCGCTTCTGGTTAACTTTCTAGTCTCCACGATTGCACAACAGGGCTGGCAATGGACAAATGAAGAGGCAATGAAATTATATGGGGTATATACCTTCGCCGTTTACCTCACACCGCTCTTTGGGGGCATGATTGCTGACCGCTTGACGGGTTATAAAAAAGCGATACTTATAGGCGCTTTGATCATGACTCTCGGGCATGCCTCAATGGCCTTGGAAGGTATTTCTAAAAGTTTCTTTTTTCTTGGTTTAATCTTGATGATTTTGGGGAACGGGATGTTCAAACCCAATATATCTTCCATGGTCGGTAAGTTATATCCCGATACGAGCCCTAAAAAGGATGCGGGCTATACTATTTTCTATATGGGTATCAACGGAGGTGCATTTTTAGGTATGTTGCTCTGCGGTTATATTGGTGAGAAAATCGGCTGGCATTATGGGTTTGGATTGGCTGGTGTGTTTATGTTTTTTGGGATGATCCAATTTTACTTTGGGCAGCGTATTTTTGGAATTGTAGGTGAAACTCCAAAGGCCATTCAGGCGGACCATGACAAAAAGATGAGTGTCAACAAGGAGGAGGAAGAAACGATTCCGGCAAATATTGTGCGTGACCGTCTGGTAGTCGTTGCGGTTCTGATGATAGCCAGTATCGTGTTCTTCTTGGCGTTTGAACAAGCAGGCGGTTCGATGACAATTTTTGCAAAAGATTATACACAGCGCCTGCTCAGTGGAAATATGGCCATTGGTTTTAGATGGCTGGATGCTGCCCTAACCATATTCCCTATCATGGTCATCACCGGTGTACTTTTTTCGCTGGCTAGAAAGGTGTATACCAAGTATCCACTGACCATTATTTTTACCGCTATCTCCTTTGCCATCATCTGGGTTTTGTGTATCTGGAAAGTGCACCGCGAATTTACAGCAGTGAATACGGAGGTAACCGTGTCTTGGTTCCAGATATTAAACTCGTTCTTTATTATTACACTTGCATCGAGTTTTAGTAAGTTCTGGGAGAAGGTATGGAATCCCTCGGGCCCGATTAAGTTTGCGCTGGGTTTAATATTGGTGGGCGTAGGTTTTGCAGCCCTGTCATATGGAAGCCTTTCTATTCCACAAGGAGCTAAAACAGCCTCTGTAAGTATGATCTGGCTGATATTAGCCTATTTTTTCCACACTTCCGGCGAGTTATGTCTTTCTCCTGTAGGCCTTTCCTATGTGAGTAAATTGTCACCAAAGAAATTCTTGGGCCTCTTATTCGGTTTTTGGTTTTGTGCGTCTGCAATAGCAAACCTGATCGGTGGATTTTTGGGTGCATATATTGATAAGATAACCGCAACACATTCGATGTCCTACTTTTTTGGCATCTTTACAATCGTACCCTGTATCGCAGCTTTAATTCTGATTTTATTAAATCCAGTACTGAAAAGAATGATGCACGGGATCAATTAA
- a CDS encoding (Fe-S)-binding protein: MKVELFVPCFIDQLYPDTAFNTIRLLEKAGCEVVYNPDQTCCGQPAYNAGFWDDAKQVGKKFLDDFSGQHLIISPSASCTGMVRHGYSDLFANSADSHQCHKIQQQVMEVSDFLVNVLKKEYFGAELEGVAVYHDSCSALRECKIKNEPRKLLSRVLGLEMVEVKDSETCCGFGGSFAVKFEGISAAMAEQKVRNAMALNADYIISTDSSCLLQLQGYIDKHKLPIQTLHLVDVLTTGWGNI; the protein is encoded by the coding sequence ATGAAAGTAGAACTTTTTGTTCCTTGTTTTATAGACCAGCTTTATCCGGACACTGCTTTTAATACGATCCGTTTGTTGGAAAAAGCGGGTTGTGAAGTGGTCTATAATCCTGATCAGACTTGCTGTGGCCAACCGGCCTACAATGCTGGATTTTGGGACGATGCGAAACAGGTCGGCAAGAAGTTCCTCGATGATTTCTCAGGACAGCACCTGATCATATCACCCTCAGCCTCCTGCACTGGTATGGTCAGACATGGTTACAGCGATCTATTTGCGAATTCGGCCGATTCTCACCAGTGTCATAAAATACAACAGCAGGTAATGGAAGTTTCCGATTTTCTAGTCAATGTACTGAAAAAAGAGTATTTTGGGGCTGAATTGGAGGGTGTAGCGGTGTATCATGATTCTTGTTCGGCACTGCGTGAATGCAAAATTAAAAATGAACCTAGAAAGTTGCTGAGCAGGGTGTTGGGGCTGGAAATGGTAGAGGTCAAGGACAGCGAAACTTGCTGTGGTTTTGGGGGTAGCTTTGCCGTTAAATTTGAAGGTATATCAGCGGCCATGGCCGAGCAAAAGGTTCGTAACGCCATGGCACTCAATGCCGATTATATTATATCAACAGATTCTTCCTGCTTATTGCAATTGCAGGGATATATTGATAAACATAAATTACCCATTCAGACTCTGCATCTTGTGGATGTACTGACGACTGGCTGGGGAAATATATAA
- a CDS encoding D-alanyl-D-alanine carboxypeptidase — translation MKNYLRSILLFLMVPCLIHSVHSQEFEDLYRMFQESKILNDHFYGFSLYDLRSDRFVMDINGNKHFTPASNTKMYTTYATLELLGDSIPGLEYVERGDSLVVWGTGDPTFLHNRLDTRVVYNFLKKTDKTIYIVPGTMKNKFYAHGWAMEDYEAYYQPEISTFPIYGNVVTFRQKGYNRLVTSPASFQKLLDVLAEPKQGGFELSRSFRDNRFWMSKRAVPEDYVNEVPFIYSDTLFIRLLSDTLGKNVQLLDYAKPNDTKILYSGLTKDLLREMMLPSDNFIAEQFLMMCSWRQFGQFDTYLVRDWMKNNVYKFFSNEVAIFDGSGLSSYNKVTPNNNIDLLVLLKSKIPDEKERFRLFPAGGVDGTLKRTYSKDLGVPFVFAKTGTITSVYNQSGYLITRSGRRFAFSFMNNNYIDDQAAAIRKEMAKIITYIRQTY, via the coding sequence ATGAAAAATTATCTGCGCTCCATCCTGCTATTTTTGATGGTTCCATGTCTTATACATTCGGTACATTCCCAGGAATTCGAAGACCTCTACCGGATGTTTCAGGAATCGAAGATACTGAATGATCATTTTTACGGATTTTCGCTATATGATCTCCGTTCCGATAGGTTCGTTATGGATATCAATGGCAATAAACATTTTACGCCGGCTTCCAACACCAAAATGTATACCACCTATGCAACGCTTGAACTCCTGGGAGATTCGATACCTGGATTGGAGTATGTGGAGAGAGGTGACTCGTTAGTAGTCTGGGGGACCGGAGATCCTACTTTTTTACATAATAGATTGGATACACGGGTGGTCTATAATTTTCTGAAGAAAACCGACAAAACAATCTATATTGTGCCCGGAACAATGAAAAATAAGTTCTACGCACATGGCTGGGCAATGGAAGATTACGAGGCGTATTATCAGCCTGAAATAAGCACATTTCCAATTTATGGAAATGTCGTGACCTTCCGCCAGAAAGGTTATAATCGCCTGGTTACATCCCCCGCAAGTTTTCAAAAGCTCCTGGATGTCCTGGCGGAACCTAAGCAGGGAGGCTTCGAACTCTCCCGCTCCTTTAGAGATAATCGCTTCTGGATGTCCAAACGAGCTGTGCCAGAAGATTACGTCAATGAGGTACCTTTTATTTATTCTGATACTTTGTTTATTCGGCTATTGTCGGACACCCTTGGCAAGAATGTGCAGTTATTGGATTACGCGAAACCAAATGATACCAAAATTCTGTATTCAGGACTGACCAAAGACCTCCTCCGGGAAATGATGCTACCCAGTGATAATTTTATTGCCGAACAGTTTCTGATGATGTGTTCATGGCGACAGTTTGGGCAGTTTGATACTTATCTGGTACGTGACTGGATGAAAAACAATGTGTACAAGTTCTTTTCCAACGAAGTGGCCATTTTTGACGGATCTGGCTTATCGTCCTATAATAAAGTGACTCCCAACAATAATATCGATCTGCTGGTGTTACTAAAAAGTAAGATTCCGGATGAAAAAGAACGGTTCCGGCTATTCCCGGCCGGTGGGGTGGACGGTACATTAAAGAGGACCTACAGCAAGGATCTGGGTGTACCCTTCGTCTTCGCCAAAACGGGCACCATCACCTCTGTTTACAATCAGAGCGGGTATTTAATAACAAGATCCGGCAGACGCTTTGCCTTTTCGTTTATGAACAATAATTACATCGATGATCAGGCAGCTGCAATTCGTAAAGAAATGGCTAAAATAATTACTTATATTCGTCAAACTTATTAA